Proteins encoded by one window of Antechinus flavipes isolate AdamAnt ecotype Samford, QLD, Australia chromosome 4, AdamAnt_v2, whole genome shotgun sequence:
- the ZBTB7B gene encoding zinc finger and BTB domain-containing protein 7B has translation MGSPEDDLIGIPFPDHSSELLSCLNEQRQLGQLCDLTIRTQGLEYRTHRAVLAACSHYFKKLFTEGGGGTGASGGMATSSGAGVCELDFVGPEALGALLEFAYTATLTTSSANMPAVLQAARLLEIPCVIAACVEILQGSGLEAPGPDEDDCERARQYLEAFATVGTRVPNGDDSPLPAPLPPPPPPTRPVPRRSRKPRKAFLQTKRPQTNHLATDVAAIPPHPFTYPDEEEAPSGMGLGDGYSPPGGARSPPEGHPGYEGYEGEEEEEDLVYPPTYGLAQSGAPPLSPEELGSDEDAIDPDLMAYLSSLNHEALTPGIDGQDKLVRKRRSQMPQECPVCHKIIHGAGKLPRHMRTHTGEKPFACEVCGVRFTRNDKLKIHMRKHTGERPYSCPHCPARFLHSYDLKNHMHLHTGDRPFECHLCHKAFAKEDHLQRHLKGQNCLEVRTRRRRKDDAPPHYPPPQAPTPAGPGLDLSNGHLDDFRLSLARFWEQPARAVPPPPPPGPPEEEEEEGAPTTPQAEGAMESS, from the exons ATGGGGAGCCCTGAAGACGACCTCATTGGGATTCCCTTCCCAGATCACAGCAGCGAGCTCCTCAGCTGCCTGAATGAGCAGCGCCAGCTGGGCCAGCTGTGCGATCTCACCATCCGAACCCAAGGCCTGGAGTACCGAACCCACCGGGCGGTGCTGGCTGCCTGCAGCCACTATTTTAAGAAACTCTTCACTGAGGGAGGGGGGGGCACGGGGGCCAGCGGCGGAATGGCCACCTCCTCGGGTGCTGGCGTCTGTGAGCTGGACTTTGTGGGCCCGGAAGCACTGGGGGCCTTGCTCGAGTTTGCCTACACGGCCACCCTCACCACCAGCAGCGCCAACATGCCCGCTGTCCTGCAGGCGGCAAGACTGCTGGAGATCCCCTGCGTCATCGCTGCCTGTGTGGAAATCCTGCAGGGGAGTGGGCTGGAAGCCCCTGGTCCCGATGAAGATGACTGTGAGAGAGCCCGCCAGTACCTGGAGGCCTTTGCAACTGTGGGCACTCGGGTGCCCAATGGGGATGACAGCCCCCTACCAGCCCCCCTTCCACCGCCACCACCCCCGACGCGGCCTGTTCCTCGACGAAGCCGAAAGCCCCGAAAAGCCTTTTTGCAGACAAAGAGGCCTCAAACCAACCATCTGGCGACTGATGTGGCTGCCATCCCCCCCCACCCCTTTACCTACCCAGATGAGGAAGAGGCACCAAGTGGCATGGGGCTAGGCGACGGCTACAGCCCCCCTGGTGGGGCCAGATCACCCCCCGAGGGGCACCCGGGCTATGAAGGATacgagggggaggaagaggaggaagatctGGTGTACCCCCCAACCTATGGTCTGGCTCAGAGCGGAGCACCCCCCCTGTCCCCCGAAGAGTTGGGCTCAGACGAAGATGCCATTGACCCCGACCTGATGGCCTATCTGAGTTCCCTGAACCACGAAGCCCTCACACCGGGGATAGATGGCCAGGACAAACTGGTACGCAAGCGTCGTTCCCAGATGCCCCAAGAATGTCCAGTTTGCCACAAGATCATTCACGGGGCGGGCAAGCTACCCCGACACATGCGGACCCACACTGGTGAGAAGCCCTTTGCCTGCGAAGTCTGTGGCGTCAGATTCACCAG GAATGACAAGCTGAAGATCCACATGAGGAAGCATACTGGTGAACGGCCATACTCGTGCCCACACTGCCCGGCACGCTTCCTCCACAGCTATGACCTCAAGAACCACATGCACCTGCACACAGGCGACCGGCCCTTCGAATGCCACCTGTGCCACAAGGCCTTCGCCAAGGAGGACCACCTGCAGCGCCACTTGAAGGGCCAAAACTGCTTGGAGGTCCGGACCCGCCGACGAAGAAAAGATGATGCACCTCCCCACTATCCCCCACCCCAGGCGCCCACCCCAGCTGGCCCTGGCCTTGACCTTTCCAACGGGCACCTGGACGACTTCCGCCTCTCTCTGGCGCGTTTCTGGGAGCAGCCAGCAAGGGCTGTgccgcctcctcctcccccagggCCTcctgaagaagaggaggaggagggggcacCAACCACACCCCAGGCCGAGGGTGCCATGGAATCCTCTTAA